The following is a genomic window from Episyrphus balteatus chromosome 1, idEpiBalt1.1, whole genome shotgun sequence.
AGGCAGAAGTAAAATCTGCTGGTATTGCTGGAAGGGTTCCATGGCAAACTTGTTATACCGAAGGAAGTGATCCTGTTTGTGTAGCTCATTGCaaatataacaaattaaaaGGAGGAATTTGCTCAAAAGGACTCTGTCGCTGTCGTTAATGATTGTAATAGTTTCGATAAATTGTTcttccaaaattaaataaaataaaacttggtTTCTATGCATTTAATGGTTGTTTTCTcctgaagaaatttaaaaacatcCTTGATTGATATTTACTGTTTtcttaacattttaaaataggTCCCAATTCGAATGTTCTTGGAAACAAAATTCACACAAAAAGGGATTTACCCCTAGACTTTGTATATTTTCTCTCCCGGGTAAGTCCCATTAATCTAGAAAATCATCAAGTATAAAAGCTGTGATTCCAGATGAATTAAATCATATTCAAATAGACTTTTCATTATTGACAAGTTCGAttataaaaacttaaagaaatgtCTTACACAACTTTGTTGATTGTACTTGTCGGAGTAATTTGCTGTACATTTGTTTGGTCTTCCCCGGTAACTGATAAGGCACCTCGATTCCAATTTGATGACTTAGAGGCTGCAGCTTTGATTCGGGAGAGACGTGCTTTGCCTAATCCAGTAACAGATAAGGCTCCTCGGTTTCAATTTGATGGTCAATTTGATGATGCCTTGGAAGAAGCAGCTCCAATTCGACACAAACGTGCAACTTGCGACCTTTTGAGTGGTTTTGGTGTTAATGATTCAGCTTGTGCTATTCATTGTATCGCTTTGGGAAAACGTGGTGGATGGTGTGATTCCCGAAGAGTTTGTAATTGCCGCTAAAAAATTGCTATctttgaagaaacaaaaaattgttttcaaataataaaccTAGTTTTGCTTTAAAgactttaaaaattgtcatttatttttctgaactttttcttacattcaacttagaattttgtatgaaaaaaagaaattgttgttttaaaattcaatcTGAAAAATGTAATAAAGCTATAATGAGACCAATGTTATAAAAAAAGCGatgatttagttaaaaaaaaaaactttattaaataataaaaatgtgtttgaaagACCAATACAAATATGCATTTATAGCAAGCGAAATAGGTATTTTAAATGTAGATGTTCTAAAGTTCGGAAGTTGGAGGAATAATTTCATATAATAAAAGATCCGATTGAGTTATAAGTGTGTCATTAACTTCAAGTTCGGAAAAAATTTCAGGAAGATCTTCAGAGGGACCAGGACGATCTCCTTCGGTGATTGCAAAGAGACAAATGATTGCCATAAAAACAATGAACGTTAATTTGAAACAGAAcatttttagaacatttttagTAGATTGTAAATTGGAACTTAAGAATTTCAagttatttttcatatttttatactaaAATGTTGcccaaaatttaaccaaaacaaGATTTATGAGCCTAAATTGAgcaaatattttgttcataaaattaaGAAGAGAAAGCTGCCTTAGacatgtaaaaaataataaccaaaaaaaGGTACTTATGTATTTCCTCAAGAAATGTTTATAAAAGTACAAACGTATATTTATGTTTCAagagcaaacaaataaaaatataatttaagtttttcaacAAACTTAATATGcaaacagatttattttttttatcaaaacaaacaattttaaaaataaaataatatttccttattttaacaataaattattgGAGCACAAAAAACAAGAAGTTTTAGGTTCTGATTCAAAAACccttttgaaggttttgaagggccataaaacaacaaaaacaaaatttatttttcgagCAAAGATAACAAATGATGTTGGTAGataataatttgtatattttttcttaaacaaacaattttacaTTAAATCGTTTAAtctaacaaaatttattattataattatttgcCTACTTAGAAGTCAGTTTTCTTTTGTGGTTGATAACTTGGATTTTCAGTATAAAAACCCAAGAAATTGCTTCAAAGTCATCAGTTCCAATTAACAACGgttcaaaaagtttttacttaaattaataaaaatgttctcTTTCAAATTGACATTCATCACTCTGGTGGCAATCATTGGTTTTTCTGCAATTACCGCCGGAATACTTCCCGATGTTCCAAATAATCCCACCGAAGTTCTTCGCAATCTTGCAGTGGCTCGATCCAGTGCTTTGAATAGCTTGAATGCAGCTTCTGCTGATCTTGTTGATTCTAAAAGTGAAATGGTACCCGAAGCTGTTCGCAATCTTGCAGTGGCTCGATCCAGTGCTTTGAATAACTTGGATGTAGCTTCTGCTAATTTTGCTGATTCTGAAAGTGAAATAGTACCCGTAGCTGTTCGCAATCTTGCAGTGGCTCGATCCAGTGCTTTGAATAACTTGGATGTAACTTCTGCTAATCTTGTTGATTCTAAAAGTGAAATAGTACCCGAAGCTCCTCGCAATCTTGCAGTGGCTCGATCCAATGCTTTGAATGACTTGAATGTAGCTTCTATCGAAGCTCGTCGTGATTCTAATGAGTGTGGTGGCAGCGGTGGTTTAGTTAATGGAAATGTACTCTCAGCCGAAGTCCTTTGCTAATTccgcaaaacaaaaatatcctcGATGGCATCGTtaataaagcaatttttttgGCTCCTGTGAGGTGCCATTATGTTTATAATTACcttctaaaaatgttttatattttgtttgttaattaataaagttttttttttaacttagtcaacactttttttttcattacagtTCTTATACAATAACAAATCATTTTTACTTGTAACACTATGTAGTTTGTAGCTAATGGGTAGTTAAAGGATTCGTATAATAATAGTACAGTAAAATGAGAATTTTAAATGGAGAAAAATGTGGGCATTTTAAGGCAATAAtctcatttttcaaattttctttgatAAACCATCATCGCCATCAGAATTTTCTATGATGTTTTTCACGAAATTATAATCTATTCCTTTGAGCATGCAAATCtattaaataaacaaagtgaaaaaataatgaaaattatttttatttttaagcggagtgattgaatataattcaattaaaaaaatgtattaggtaacaatttaaaaatgttaaattgtaacttttctaaattttatacgAGAAGCGGGAAAATCCCATAtattcattataaaattttgtttaaagaaaaaaaaaaataaaatgcaccactaaGTCGCAAAAACTTGATCTTAGggttcaagttgctaaaatttttaggactttttatatagaaattaagCAAATGCAGTagtagcccagtaattttagtcatttttaagcccaatctgcggaaaaattcctactgggctgaagctcaaaaccaaaattgaaccatgtttaaaaagtgtgttcttaataatgaaggcacttattgtacaaaaaagggaaacatacaacatttccaaaaaacgtggttcccccttttgcataatattttgtatcccactgtgtacatttttatttttttttgttaatccgTATTAACGTAATAAAtagttaataaaactaaaaaaatttaagctacttcgataaaaacctcaaaaatcaagcaaaataaaccaaaaatatgtattttttcgtatgtgagcgcaatctagtcaccttctctgcgctctactcgcgaaacggttcatttcacagaaaaatgtgttgggcatatgttgtagataatttcacgaccatcaatttttatatgacctctgatgacctccgatcaataggtctcgagatatttgcaaaaaacttttcgtgaccttttgacccctataactcttaacgcggacacgatatcaatgtcgatttttcacatcttcataacaaagccgtcattaagctgtataccaaaattcagcccagtaggaatttttccgcagataaaacctaaaattactggactataggtttataaaataaaaaacaaaaattagaagaaaaacaaacacataaaaatagttttttaaaggaataaaacaacatctgaaatcaaatttccttccaaaacaagtacgcaatttcatttgttttattatgaagcatttaaaaaaaaaaaaaaaatttcaaaaacgttagagccgttttttaaaaaaactaatttttcataaataatttttaggaaaaaaagtttaaaaataaaattggtatatgcCACTTTGTAGAAACCACTAATCAATATCTAAAACcataatttcagaaaaattcaatgttttgttttcgaaaatttgatttttcaaaaaaaaaaaaaatcatgtttttaaaatccgaaaattatttttttcaaaatttgatttttggcttatattaaaattatataaatgattttacaaaaagtttcgttaaaaaaacggttctatggcaggtgccgttcataaagattttcaaaaaaaagtttttttcattaaaagagaGACCTTTTGTCttacatttttaacaaaatcgttgaaaCCGTTTTAAACAAGTTTCAAAAGTAcgaaaatcggtatatgacaagtatacctaccgttatttttggtccaaaaacataattccaaaaacccctctggacaATCGCCAaaaaacgctacataccaagtttgacattaatcggtccatccgtttaggctgtagctttgTATACGGACAGATAGACTGACAGATTGACAGACAGAAGGACTTCTGGGACCCACTTTGACACGGCACACATAATGTATCACACTTCTAAGTCCTCGTAATGTTGATTTTATCAATaccagtaaaaatttaaataggaGTAGGTATCGTAATGTTGATTTTACCAATaccagtaaaaatttaaataggaGTAGGTATTGGGTAAGACCACATCTAAGCTTGATATACAAATTTTGGGAGTTGATCTGTTCACCATTGTGTAAGAGAAAACATCAAAtataagaaagaaagaaaaaaagaaagagtagAACATCAAAACATATCATGTCCAACTCCTTAAAGTGATTaacaaaaaaggtcaaaaaattcGAAACATACTAAAACTGACTTATGAAGAAAGAACTCAATTTATGAAGGTGTATAcgaaaatgcttttttttttaagattttaaggAAAGCTTGTATTTGTTGGCAGCaccaaacaatatttttcttttcctaAAATTGCatgttaaaacaaataaaaaatataaaagaaaccataacgaagaaaaaaataacaaaaataataaaaattatttaaatttaattatagtaagggtacgacagatctaactgatgagcccactgtcgtacctgggcgaaacgctttataaatttggagttgaggtcacttgaactttaaaattgaattataaaagaaacctttaattaagttaaaaaaatctttattaaatcaaaaataaaatataaaacaattaataattaaatattcaGAAGGTATTTAAAAACATGCACTAGGCTTCGAGCTTAGTCTTGAATTACCCCGGTAACTTCATCTAAAGGAATttggtttttataactatttttCAATAGTTGTCAAACATTTTCGaggcattacaatttttttcttgaatacggctttaacgattttacataaatttgctgTACTGTGAACTTTAAGGgttcagaaatcggcggcaagcctcccggttttgtattgtaccatttctgaggccaactgaatgctggtgtttttgcatttgcttgtacctgGAGTTTTTACGCGTACCCTTCTTTTTACTTGGTGTTGGAACATTGTATGATATTACCTTTTTGACGgagttctcaggatctctcctttgaacatggcaatactaTAACTGAGttggtcgtgttcaattttttgggagatggtatttttaaacatgaaggcttcctcggatcttcgtattTCTATAATTCTATCAAGGTTTTTTTTACGCccgcatcttcatctcagctgccgttaacttactctcttacttttttttatattgtccaacattgtgaagcgtatgtgagtgctggacgcacaattgcggtgtagagccttcctttcagttaaggggtcatttttcgatcacagaagatggcagaattttcccgccacttcatccaacTTCTTCGACTTTGACATCAgatacttcgcttaagttagatgaagctattggaaagtgtatagccttggaaattgttcatttagaagttcgtcacaatactgtcgctATCCCTGTAGTggatttcgtcgttttccacaagtagttggccttgagcaCATTGTTAATGAACTTTGGTGAACAGATCTTCTtagcatttcttcttctttcagCGGCTATTTTATCTTTTCTATAATCATTGAAATTGTAaaacttaggcccaatttattcacactccattaagtttaaagtcgccattaaaaaagggatattttaaattttgtatgccatttgaaagttttctaatttttaatggagactttaaatataatggagtgtgaataaattggcccttaaagcTATTAAAACTACTTACAAATTAAACTAAACTATTTTCTTATTAAACTAACTATTAATAAACTTAaaagctaataaaataaaaacgtgaatatttaataaaaaaaaaaaaaaaaaacaacaatcgtGTGCACTGTATCATTCTTTTGAGACGCAGAACCAACAACACATCAAGTCGGCAAAAGTGTCGCCGCATACAGAGGTTGAtagtttggattttttgtataaaaacccaAGGAATCACTTGAAAGTCATCAGTTCCAATCAACGGTTCAAAAAGTTTTctactaaaaattaataaaaatgttcactttCAAATTGACATTCATCATTCTGGTGGCAATCATTGGTATTTCTGCAATTATGGCTCAAAATCGTGATGATAGTCTTATTGCTAATAGAGTTACCGTTCGTGTAGATGACCCCCTCTCCAGAAAGTAGCTTGCGTCAATTTAATACCTGGAATtcaaaatccttaaaataaTGCAGTTCTTGTAATGCTGTAAAACTAAACAATGTTGTGTGCTTTAAGGAGCCTAGTGTATGTTTTTAAATTCCTTCTGAatctcttattatttttttttattttttatatgttatttgtttttaataaagacTTTTAACTTTATCAATGTTTCTTACATACAATTtcaggaaaacaaaaatattgatcaCTGATACTGGTCAATACAATATAGGTTGACTCTGTTAACAACAAACACAAGTTTTCTTTACAATCTGATGATtctaataaaactatttttttttccccttaaaataaaattggatatTCAAAATATGGGAACTcgtattttgtgaaaaatttcaacTCTTCCtgtataaaatttagaaaagttacattttaacatttttaaattttaaactaatacATTTTCAAGCGGTTTCCACCTTCTCCAAGACCGCATTTTCATCCATTTAGAATTATCATTTTACTTTACTATTGTATCAATAATCCACTTAAaagaaaacacccttttaccatgatattcttatagacattTTAGATTCGTGATTCTAATtccaaaagtaacataattgatGAATTCCAATAGGGTAACACTATTATTACTTACTTTTTCCAATATACCCACATTTTTtctacaactaaaaaaaaaacaccctttcacatgaaaaaaatgtatattttatttgtaaattctatagaaaagacaacatttttaataaatttcgtaagggtaaattttataccattgattttatcggacttatcgcggattttccttatttcccaaaaaaaaaaaacaccctttcacctaaaatatttgtattgactacttagattcttggtttctgttataaataaagtatatgtacaaattttcgtttgtgtaacatttttgtcccagttttttGTGGTACCTACTAATtgcgaatttcatcatttcttaaaaaaaaaaaccctttcactcaaaataattttgtagattctaagtttttataacaaataagaCTTTTTcactaagtttaaaaatttataaaatttatgtcaCCTGTTATGatacataactcaacccataaaaaaacaccctttcaccaaaaatatttttaagaactttatgaatcctttatTTAAAACcatcatcccgaatttcatcattgtatcatgtttttcacatggctttcgattatattttacctgttcgagtaaaaaaacaaacacccttgtatttttaatcggcaataacttttcttagagtgATCGTATTGACTTGTTTTTTATGTCATtcgattcagcatcaaaaaataccttaaaaacatgtgtcataatATGATAATATtcctcaaacaattttttccgccacattttttaccttcaccccctcactcttgtccgcgaaaaaaaaaacattcttttaaaaaacttttttttatagacttttttattcAGTTTAATGAgtgtaacaaattttttttttttaaattttcgattttatgtaggtacctactattttacctgtagtAGGTACCTAAAAATATTAAGAATGTAAATGTTGTTAGATTAAATTTGTTGTAAAGTTgtttgtttaagaaaatatataaaaaattattatctacTATAACATCATTTGTTATCTTTGCtcgaaaaatacattttgtagttgtttattttttatggcAATGGAAACCTTCAAAAGGGTTTTTGAACCACAACTAAAAGTTCTTGATTATTGTGATCCAAAAGTTTATTGGTATAAAacaggaaatattttttttatttttaaaattgtttgatttgagaaaaaaatgagTCTGTTTGCAGATTAAgtttgttgaaaaagttaaattatattttgtttggtCTTGAAACACAGATATAAGTTTGTAcaagatttgtatttttataaacatttcttgaggaaatacataaataaattagcTAGCTgtcttttgataatttttttctttacatgTCTAAGGAAGTTTCCTCttcttgattttttgaaaaaaaaaaaaacaaatatttgctTTATTAAGACTCATTTATCttgttttggttaaattttgttgacaacATTTCAGTATAAAATCAGGAGGAATAGCTTGAAATTCATTAGTTCTAATTTACAgtcaaacaaaattcaactgaaagttaaaaaatatgttcTATTTTAAACTGTTGTTCGCTGCTTTTATTGCAATCATTTGTCTCTTTGCAATAACCGAAGGACTTATTCCTGATGTCTCCGAAGCTTATTCCGATCTTACAGAAATGCTTCCCGATCCTTCAGAAGTAATGTCGGAGCTTCCAGAAGAAATTCGTCCTGATCCCTCCGATGTGTTGGACATTGTTTCTAGAACAGCATCTGTTTAAGTGCTTACTTGCTATACATTTAATTCATGTTTAAAATatatgtagttttgttatttaataaagatttttaagCTTAACCaacacttttttatttcattatgaTTATATGCCTTAAAGCTTTAGGTAACACATCTTTCAGATTGTATTTTTgggaaaatatttctttttgtcATAAAAAACTCTTAAGTTGAATGTAACGAATagcttaaagaaataaaaagcaTTTCTTAAAGACTTTAATCAAAATCCaggtttttttatacaaaacaatttttttcttcaaagaaggttatttttttgttagtttcttAACGACAATTATACGTTTTCCCAAAGCGACACAATGAATAGCACAAGCTGAATCGTTTACACCAAAACCACTCAAAAGATCGCAAGTAGCACGTTTGTGACGAATTGGAGCTGCTCCTTCCAAGGCATCATCAAATTCAAAACGAATCAAAGCTGCTGGCTCTAAGTCATCAAATTGGAATCGTGGTGCCTTATCAGTTACCGgggaagaaaaaacaaaactactccAAAAAGTACAATCAATAAAGTTGCTGAAGACATTTTCTGTTTTAGCTTATAATCGAACTTTTCTATATTGAGAAGTGTATTTGAATATGATTTAATTCATCTGGTATAACAGTTTTTATACTTGATGGTATTCTAGAGATAAAGCCGAATGGGACTTACCCGGAAGAGAAACCATACAAAGTCTAGGGGTAAATCCCTCACCATCTTCGATATTTCATCTAATTtgcgaacaaaaataaaacactttagTATACtcttgaaaaaatgaaatgcacgactgggtcccACGAACTTGCTCTCAGAGCTCAATTTGCTTAAACAAGTAcctatgcagttttatttgatttattaagacgcatttttagaaaaaaaatcgtcaaaatcgaaggtttttataaataatttttaagaaaaaaagttttgaaataaaattggtgtgctattttgtagaaatcacttattaacatctaaaatcaaaatttcaaaaaaatacaatgtcccgttttcgataattggatttttccaaaaaaaaattgaaatttttttaagtacaaacattatttttttttttcaaaattttatttctgatttatattgaaattatataaatgcttctgtatacaaaaattcattgaaatacAACAAGCAGTTTGGCAGAaagtcaaattttaaaaaagtggttCTACGGCAGGCTGGGTTGCAAAAGTCGATACGATTGTACTTTTTTTGATATACTTGGCTTTGCTAAAGTACACAAATACACTTTTACTTAATTCGTTACAGTTTTGTCCCTCCGCTTAATCAATGAACTGTACATAACAGGTACTctgcataatttgttttatCATTGTTGACTTGTACAGAATATTAAAGcttgaattgaaaatctttatttaattttcttcgaaGAAAATGCATTTGCTTTTAAGGACATTACGCCCTACCGTGAATCTCTAGGGGAGTTTGTTTCCCTCGCAATATTTCTTTCCCTCAGAATCTATTTTTTGGTGGTGAATCTCCTATATTCCAGGGAATCTATTATATTCTGGGGAaggaaaaatcattaaaaaaataagttgtttGAATTACTCTTGAACAAAagttgaaagaataaaaaatcttCCACGAAATCTATTTCCATTGAAGAAAAATTCCCCTGGAAGTTTATTGCCGATAACTATAAATTGGAGGCAAACTTTTCATCATTTTCGTTCCCATATTTGAAACCAAAGAAATATTCCCAGAGAATTGTTTATTCACGATAGACCCCATTTTTTTCTTGCAGGTAATAAATACATGATACATTTTAggctttttcattttattttcatttttttttttttaatttacctctGTTTAACAGCTTTTAACAGATTAACTCACGAAGTGCTTTTTCTCTTCGGTAagatcaaaatattgatttttaataagacATCAGTGTTTTTAAGTTGTAAACGATCTACTCAAAAATGTTTCTTCCGAACTTTATTcgttcattaaaaataatattttttttaataatttttttataaaagttgaaACTTGAAAGAatcaaaaagtacaattattCGATACacattttatttcactttcgaTACAATGTTgaaagacgatttttcattcCCGGTGGcagataccgttaataatgattttcaaaaaaaatattcatcaaaagatagacctttcttgaaatcaatttcttttaacaaaatcgttggagcctttttcgagaaaataaaatttttccgaAATTAGTTTATgacaggtacctaccgttatttttagtccaaaaattccaaaaaaccctctggagagtctcaaaaaaatgctacataccaaatttgaagtcagtcggtccatccgtttaggctgtagctgcTTATACATGTctgatttttttgtacgaatgcataacttgttaTACATATAGTTCATATGTCGCAAGTAACGTATCTTAAAGAACATAATATTCTGGTATTGTGGATTAATTGTTCTAAAAGTATAGCATTTGAATGTACGTACATATAATTCGAAAGTGCAaccaaaatcgtttttttttttaatgtgaataaCTGCTATCactattttcaaaatcaaagcaTAAGACACTTTCAATTTATTTGTTACTTAAAATATAGCCTGAATATTAAGTAtgctttagaaaataaatttgcgTGGAAAAAGTGGTGCTTTATCTGGATAGATAGATAGGCCAAAAGCTACCTACATATCGTCGCTGTTTAAGAAAACCGACATAACTCAAAAATCCtattttttgagttattaattCCAATATactatagaaaaaatatatatttttaatttctgtaAACTCTGTATAAATTAAAAGGATTTGCATCATATCACACAGCTGATTCTTTATcttcaatttatgaaaattgtatggaaaattgacaaacttggaaatttaaaaaagctttaCTGAAGAATTAAGATTTTTAAGTTATGCCTGTTTTTTAAAACAGCGACGATATGACTTAAGTctcaaattattgcaaaatttagtaattaagagcttaaatttaatattaataaaaacaaaaaaatattgaggtataaattaatttattcataaacttaaaacaaattatagatacaaataaatatacatagGCATCTACACAATGATTCATGAATCAATAATaataggaaaaaataaattattttcagcAATCCAGCTTATTTAAGAGTAAACAAAACCTAGAacttgcttattttttttaactattttgaaaatattctaaaaaataatttgtcgaCATCTTAGAAAGCGTTTAATTTGAAACAGCATCTGATTCACTTTGGTCTTTCCCTACGTTGACAGCCTCGACACAAACCCCACTGCCAATATTTAAATCAAGAACTTTGCCGTCTCCACACTTCTTGCCAGattcttcatttttgtttgaaagtgcACTAATCTTGACACAGAGACCATTTGTTAAATCAAGAACTTCGCCATCTCCACACTTCTTGCCAGATTCTTCATCTTTCTTTGAGGAGAGTACACTGACACAAACGCCTTTGCTACCGCCAATTGTTAAATCAAGTACTTCGCCATCTCCACACTTTTTGCCAGATTCTTCATTTTTGGTTGAGGAAAGTGCACTGACACAAATGACTTCGCCAAGTACTACTTCAAGAACTTCGCCATCTCCACACTTCTTGCCAGATTCTTCATCTTTCTTTGAGGAAATGGCACTGATACAAACGACTTCGCCAAGTACTACTTCAAGTACTTCGCCATCTCCACACTTCTTGCCAGATTCTTCATCTTTCTTTAAGGAGAGTACACTGACACAAACGCCTTTGCTACCGCCAATTGTTAAATCAAGTACTTCGCCATCTCCACACTTTTTGCCAGATTCTTCATTTTTGGTTGAGGAAAGTGCACTGACACAAATGACTTCGCCAAGTACTACTTCAAGAACT
Proteins encoded in this region:
- the LOC129921092 gene encoding defensin-A-like, producing MSYTTLLIVLVGVICCTFVWSSPVTDKAPRFQFDDLEAAALIRERRALPNPVTDKAPRFQFDGQFDDALEEAAPIRHKRATCDLLSGFGVNDSACAIHCIALGKRGGWCDSRRVCNCR